A portion of the Bradyrhizobium sp. 195 genome contains these proteins:
- a CDS encoding cold-shock protein has protein sequence MNTGTVKWFNTQKGFGFIQPTNGSNDVFVHISAVERAGMGTLSEGQTVSYDVVADRHTGKSAAENLRAAA, from the coding sequence ATGAACACAGGCACAGTGAAGTGGTTTAATACCCAAAAGGGCTTCGGCTTTATCCAGCCGACAAACGGCAGCAACGACGTTTTTGTTCATATCAGCGCGGTCGAACGCGCCGGCATGGGCACTCTTAGCGAAGGTCAGACGGTGTCTTATGACGTCGTCGCAGACCGTCACACGGGCAAGTCCGCCGCCGAAAATCTTCGTGCTGCTGCTTAA